Proteins from a single region of Belliella baltica DSM 15883:
- the gldE gene encoding gliding motility-associated protein GldE, with product MDDPYPSILLLAEISEISAGYLLTNGLIFILLLIASGLISGSEVAFFSLTTEDLVNIDIEGEKNSEKVIQLIEDPQRLLSTVLILNNLINIGIVTLTTFVAWTVFGLNATGILIILVQTIGVTFAIVFFGEIVPKVYATKAKVEFSLMMAPIISFFSVLLKPLSLFLMSISNVIERKIEKKAYSLSIDELHQALEITSEDTTEEEKDILKGIVNFGTLSVKQVMHSRMEITAVDLETDFHELMDKINKSGYSRIPVYNETIDSIEGILYIKDLLPHIEKGEEFEWQSLIRKGFFVPENKKVDSLLKDFQRKRVHMAIVVDEYGGTSGLITLEDLIEEIIGEINDEFDDVQEFYFQEIDPQTFIFEGKVSLNDFCKKLDLDIQIFDEVKGESESLGGLLLELNSNLPKNGTKINFEDFEFTILAVDTRKIKKVKVKLMSGEEKNLNSNED from the coding sequence ATGGACGACCCCTATCCGAGTATATTATTGCTAGCTGAAATTTCTGAGATTTCAGCTGGCTATCTTTTGACTAATGGATTGATTTTTATCCTATTACTCATCGCCTCAGGTTTGATCTCTGGATCAGAGGTTGCATTTTTTTCATTGACAACAGAAGACCTCGTGAATATCGATATTGAAGGAGAAAAGAATTCTGAAAAAGTAATCCAACTAATAGAAGATCCACAGAGACTGCTTAGCACAGTTCTTATTCTCAACAATCTTATAAATATTGGAATAGTCACCTTGACTACATTTGTGGCTTGGACAGTATTTGGTCTGAATGCTACAGGGATTCTCATAATATTGGTTCAAACAATCGGGGTGACTTTTGCAATTGTATTCTTCGGAGAAATTGTTCCAAAAGTTTATGCCACCAAGGCCAAAGTGGAGTTTTCCTTAATGATGGCGCCTATTATTAGCTTTTTTTCTGTACTTCTCAAGCCGCTTTCTCTTTTCTTAATGAGCATCAGCAATGTAATTGAAAGAAAAATTGAGAAAAAAGCATATTCACTATCAATCGATGAACTTCATCAAGCTCTGGAAATAACTTCTGAAGATACTACTGAAGAAGAAAAAGATATTCTTAAAGGTATTGTAAATTTCGGTACACTTTCGGTCAAGCAAGTGATGCATTCTCGAATGGAAATTACTGCAGTTGATCTGGAGACTGATTTCCATGAATTGATGGATAAAATCAATAAAAGTGGATATTCCAGAATCCCTGTTTACAATGAAACTATAGATAGCATAGAAGGAATTCTCTATATCAAGGACTTGCTCCCACATATCGAAAAAGGAGAGGAATTTGAATGGCAAAGTTTGATTAGAAAAGGTTTTTTCGTGCCTGAAAATAAAAAAGTGGATTCTCTTTTGAAAGATTTTCAACGAAAGAGAGTTCATATGGCGATCGTAGTTGATGAATATGGAGGAACATCGGGACTGATTACTTTGGAAGACCTGATTGAGGAGATCATCGGTGAAATCAATGATGAATTTGATGATGTGCAAGAATTCTACTTTCAAGAGATCGATCCACAAACATTTATTTTTGAAGGGAAAGTGTCACTGAATGATTTTTGTAAGAAGCTCGACCTTGACATTCAGATTTTCGACGAAGTAAAAGGAGAAAGTGAATCTTTGGGAGGTTTACTACTCGAACTCAATTCTAATCTGCCAAAAAATGGCACCAAAATTAATTTTGAAGATTTTGAATTTACCATCCTAGCAGTGGATACCAGAAAAATCAAAAAAGTGAAAGTAAAATTGATGTCTGGTGAAGAGAAAAATCTCAATTCTAATGAAGATTGA
- a CDS encoding single-stranded DNA-binding protein: MAGVNKVILVGNLGQDPEVKHLEGDKVVANVSLATTESYKDRSGNRVDNTEWHDLELWDGLAKIAESYLKKGSKVYVEGKIKTDSWQDEQGNNRKKVKIRVLNMTMLDSRTDSPNTGGGNSNYANNTSNSSQSMPSPAVSEGPGEDDDLPF, from the coding sequence ATGGCTGGAGTAAATAAAGTGATTTTAGTAGGTAACTTGGGTCAAGACCCTGAAGTAAAGCATTTGGAAGGTGACAAAGTAGTCGCCAATGTAAGTTTAGCGACAACAGAATCTTATAAGGACAGATCAGGAAATCGTGTTGACAATACGGAGTGGCATGATTTGGAGCTTTGGGATGGACTAGCAAAAATTGCAGAAAGTTATCTCAAAAAAGGAAGTAAAGTATATGTAGAAGGAAAAATCAAAACAGATAGCTGGCAAGATGAGCAAGGAAATAACCGTAAGAAAGTTAAAATCCGTGTGCTCAACATGACTATGCTAGACTCTAGAACTGACAGTCCAAATACCGGTGGAGGAAACTCAAACTATGCTAACAATACTAGTAATAGTTCGCAATCTATGCCATCTCCAGCAGTCTCAGAAGGGCCGGGTGAAGACGATGATTTGCCGTTCTAA
- the mutY gene encoding A/G-specific adenine glycosylase, translating to MNNKHFALTILEWYEQNKRDLPWRNTSEPYIIWLSEVILQQTRVAQGLPYFEKFLENFPKVEDLAQAPSDEVMRLWQGLGYYSRARNLHQCAKDIVEEHNGKFPNNYNSLIKLKGVGSYTAAAIASFAFNEPVAVVDGNVFRVLARYFGISTDIASNSGKKEFEIIANECIPNDKPAAFNQAIMEFGSLQCAPKNPKCEDCPLRGSCFAFKNELTAQLPVKINKVKVRKRYFTYFYIKCAEEVVVNYRSAGDIWQGLYDFPLHEVAQKPLLELNEASIFQSLTQFDPEIHFDSATIFKHILTHQRIFANFVTLIIQEKHRKNLHDWAKNSNYELIHQDKLDSVGKPRLLLKFLNDEK from the coding sequence TTGAATAACAAGCATTTTGCCTTAACAATATTAGAGTGGTATGAACAAAATAAGAGGGATTTGCCTTGGAGAAACACCTCAGAGCCATATATCATTTGGTTGTCAGAAGTTATCCTTCAGCAAACTAGAGTCGCTCAAGGACTCCCTTATTTTGAAAAATTTCTTGAAAATTTTCCGAAAGTTGAAGATTTAGCTCAAGCTCCCTCGGATGAAGTGATGAGACTCTGGCAAGGATTGGGATATTACAGCCGCGCAAGAAATCTCCATCAATGTGCAAAAGACATTGTCGAAGAGCACAACGGAAAATTTCCAAACAACTATAATTCACTGATAAAACTCAAAGGAGTTGGGAGCTACACAGCTGCCGCGATTGCTTCTTTTGCATTTAACGAGCCCGTAGCTGTAGTTGATGGGAATGTCTTTCGGGTTTTAGCTCGATATTTCGGGATCAGCACTGACATTGCTAGTAACTCAGGGAAAAAAGAGTTTGAGATAATTGCCAACGAATGTATTCCAAATGACAAACCCGCAGCTTTCAATCAAGCTATTATGGAATTTGGCTCTTTACAGTGCGCTCCAAAAAATCCAAAATGCGAGGATTGCCCATTAAGAGGCTCTTGTTTTGCCTTTAAAAATGAACTCACTGCTCAACTTCCAGTTAAAATCAATAAAGTGAAGGTTAGGAAGCGATACTTTACTTATTTTTATATTAAATGTGCTGAAGAAGTGGTGGTAAATTATCGCAGTGCTGGAGACATTTGGCAAGGACTCTATGACTTCCCATTACATGAGGTTGCACAAAAGCCACTTTTGGAACTCAATGAAGCATCTATCTTCCAAAGCTTGACACAATTTGACCCAGAAATACACTTTGATTCGGCAACTATCTTCAAACATATTCTGACACATCAAAGAATTTTTGCCAACTTTGTCACATTGATTATTCAAGAAAAGCATCGTAAAAATCTACATGATTGGGCTAAAAATTCAAATTATGAGCTAATCCATCAAGATAAACTCGATTCTGTGGGTAAACCCAGGTTATTATTGAAGTTTTTGAACGATGAAAAATAA
- a CDS encoding HU family DNA-binding protein gives MTKAEVITKISDKTGIQKDDVTQTIEAFFKVVKDSMAEGDNIYVRGFGSFINKKRAKKIARNISKNTAIVIDEHYVPAFKPSKVFIEKIKSSKKIKELAPQE, from the coding sequence GTGACTAAAGCAGAAGTAATTACCAAGATTTCGGACAAAACTGGAATCCAGAAGGACGATGTAACTCAGACCATTGAGGCGTTTTTCAAAGTTGTAAAAGATTCCATGGCAGAGGGAGACAACATTTATGTGAGAGGATTTGGCAGCTTCATTAATAAGAAGAGAGCTAAAAAAATCGCCCGAAATATCTCTAAGAATACTGCGATTGTAATCGATGAGCATTATGTACCGGCTTTCAAGCCATCCAAAGTGTTTATTGAAAAGATTAAAAGTAGCAAAAAAATTAAAGAATTAGCTCCTCAGGAATAG
- a CDS encoding tetratricopeptide repeat protein: MKKSQTIVVIIGIVAVAILFSLPRVMVDNEEGGTQITDSEQSAPSISEDLHDSPVDESILTEINALRTKLKSEDNKENFANFADSLASLYFQANKFDSAAYYYEQAAERVSTLERIEKTGNAYYEAYMFALDEQKVAYLAEKTRTYLNNVLENDPKRLDLKTKVAMTYVSSSNPMQGITMLREILVEEPTNEDALFNMGVLSMQSGQYIRASERFEELIKFHPNNLQGQFYLAVSYFESKQTNKAKKQFEQVKGMTTDPMILSNVESYLERL; encoded by the coding sequence ATGAAGAAATCCCAAACCATAGTCGTTATTATAGGAATTGTCGCTGTAGCAATTCTATTTTCACTTCCCCGTGTTATGGTAGATAATGAAGAGGGAGGGACACAAATCACCGATTCTGAGCAATCAGCCCCATCAATTTCCGAAGACTTGCATGATTCTCCTGTGGATGAGTCTATCCTCACAGAAATCAATGCGCTAAGGACAAAATTGAAATCGGAAGATAATAAGGAAAATTTTGCTAACTTCGCAGATTCTTTGGCTTCTTTGTATTTCCAGGCAAACAAATTTGACAGTGCTGCTTATTATTATGAACAAGCTGCTGAAAGAGTTTCCACATTGGAGAGAATAGAGAAAACAGGGAATGCTTATTACGAAGCATATATGTTCGCTTTGGACGAGCAAAAAGTAGCATACTTGGCTGAAAAGACAAGAACCTACTTAAACAATGTTTTGGAAAATGATCCGAAACGTCTGGATTTGAAAACTAAGGTTGCAATGACGTATGTGTCTTCTTCCAATCCAATGCAGGGAATAACCATGCTAAGGGAAATATTGGTAGAAGAACCTACTAATGAAGATGCACTATTCAATATGGGTGTGCTTTCTATGCAATCTGGGCAGTATATTAGAGCATCTGAAAGGTTTGAGGAATTGATAAAATTTCATCCAAATAATCTTCAGGGGCAATTTTATCTTGCTGTAAGTTATTTTGAATCTAAGCAAACTAATAAAGCAAAAAAGCAGTTCGAACAAGTGAAAGGCATGACAACAGATCCTATGATTTTGTCAAATGTTGAAAGCTATCTAGAAAGGCTGTAA
- a CDS encoding Rne/Rng family ribonuclease, with product MSTELVIDSAQSGSRIALLKEKSLVELHSDGEDNQFKVGDIYLGTVRKIVNGLNAAFIDVGYEKDAFLHYQDLGPQINSLNKFSKLAKNGNYTSYNLKGFDLEPDIEKLGKISNVLPKNNQILVQVVKEPISTKGPRLSCELSIAGRYLVLVPFSNTVNVSKKIRSAEERRRLVRLITSIKPANFGVIIRTVAEGQSVTELDKDLRNLVSTWEDGMKKLPKAKPKDKVIGEMSMASSIIRDLLNESFDAITVEDELIYDQIRSYIRSIAPEKERIVKLYNGKAKLFESFGIEKQIKSLFGQTISLPQGGYVIIEHTEALHVIDVNSGNKSNQESDQETTALKTNLAAAKEIARQLRLRDMGGIIVIDFIDMKKADNKKAIYDAMKDEMKDDRSKNTVLPLTKFGLMQITRQRVRPEVNIITKETCPSCNGTGKIQASILVADKLEKDLEHMATIQNISNIHIGLHPYLHAFFTNGIISQRVRWFFKYFKWVKLIKDSSLPVTEYRFLDDSGEEIELNVKEAVS from the coding sequence TTGAGCACAGAATTAGTAATCGATTCTGCTCAAAGCGGTAGTCGTATCGCTCTTTTAAAAGAAAAAAGTCTGGTTGAGCTCCATTCCGATGGAGAAGACAATCAGTTTAAAGTTGGTGATATTTATCTTGGAACTGTTCGGAAAATCGTCAATGGGCTGAATGCAGCCTTTATTGATGTAGGTTATGAAAAAGATGCCTTCCTGCATTATCAGGATCTTGGACCGCAGATCAATAGCTTAAATAAGTTTTCGAAACTAGCCAAGAATGGTAATTACACCAGCTACAATTTAAAAGGGTTTGACCTAGAGCCTGACATAGAAAAACTTGGAAAGATTTCCAATGTTCTTCCTAAAAACAACCAAATTTTGGTTCAGGTTGTAAAAGAGCCGATCTCAACGAAAGGCCCTCGACTATCCTGTGAGCTCTCCATTGCCGGTCGATATTTGGTATTGGTTCCTTTTTCCAACACTGTCAACGTTTCTAAAAAGATACGAAGCGCAGAAGAAAGAAGAAGACTGGTCCGCTTGATCACTTCCATCAAACCAGCCAATTTTGGCGTGATTATCAGAACAGTAGCTGAAGGTCAGTCAGTCACAGAACTTGACAAAGATCTCAGAAACTTGGTAAGCACTTGGGAAGATGGTATGAAAAAGCTTCCAAAAGCAAAACCAAAAGACAAGGTAATCGGAGAAATGAGTATGGCCTCCTCTATCATTAGAGACCTACTCAACGAATCATTCGATGCAATCACAGTAGAGGATGAATTGATCTACGATCAGATCCGATCTTATATCAGATCGATCGCTCCTGAAAAGGAAAGAATAGTGAAGCTTTACAATGGTAAAGCAAAGCTCTTTGAAAGTTTTGGAATAGAAAAGCAAATCAAAAGCTTGTTTGGTCAAACAATTAGTCTTCCCCAAGGTGGGTATGTTATCATAGAACATACCGAAGCCCTACACGTCATCGACGTGAATAGTGGAAATAAATCCAATCAAGAAAGCGATCAGGAAACTACGGCATTGAAGACCAACCTGGCCGCTGCGAAAGAAATTGCTAGACAATTACGCCTCCGAGATATGGGAGGTATTATCGTCATTGACTTTATAGATATGAAAAAAGCCGACAATAAGAAGGCGATCTATGATGCAATGAAAGATGAGATGAAAGACGACAGGTCGAAAAACACGGTGCTTCCTTTGACCAAGTTTGGGTTGATGCAGATCACTAGACAGCGTGTAAGACCAGAAGTCAATATCATCACAAAAGAAACTTGCCCTTCTTGTAACGGAACAGGCAAGATCCAGGCTTCCATATTGGTGGCAGATAAACTGGAAAAAGACCTAGAGCATATGGCTACTATCCAAAATATTTCTAATATCCACATTGGATTACATCCTTACCTGCATGCCTTCTTTACGAATGGTATTATATCACAAAGGGTAAGATGGTTTTTCAAATACTTCAAGTGGGTAAAATTGATCAAAGATTCATCACTTCCAGTGACGGAGTACAGATTCCTGGACGATTCAGGAGAAGAAATAGAACTTAATGTAAAAGAGGCTGTCTCATAA
- a CDS encoding IS1182 family transposase — MQKQNSNIVFKDYDHNQLMLLPHNLGDLLPSEHPVRVVSTVVDKINIQPIFSQYSNMGASSYHPRMLLKVLIYGYLENCYSSRKLEKAVRENIGFMWLSGMQRPDHNTINRFRGEKLREVIREIFSQVVLMLYDEGLLDIKDVYTDGTKIEANANRYTFVWGKAVKKSRERIAKQLQELWDYAAETAKEELGQPEEKFENPSPQKVLETVEKINTALQGKEVDPKVRQKLRYAEKNWPGKLAEYEQKEETLQERNSYSKTDEDATFMRMKEDHMKNGQLKPGYNLQLSTHGHFVVNYTLHQKPNDTTTLIPHMNAYRQMYGAYPETLTADAGYGSEENYAALEQNGTSAYVKYNYFHKELREENRKNREYRLLENLYYDSQKDRYICPMGQPMERNGTRTRTTATGYKQEYARYTASKCVGCPLAASCRPGKGNKTIEVNRALERYKSEAKQKLTSPEGIQKRKQRATDVEPVFGHLKQNKGMKRYVLRGLEKVEIETGLHAIAHNLSRKAAKAA; from the coding sequence GTGCAAAAACAAAACTCAAATATAGTCTTTAAAGACTATGATCACAACCAGTTGATGCTCCTTCCCCACAATTTGGGTGACCTTCTTCCATCAGAGCATCCCGTCCGTGTAGTCAGCACGGTCGTAGACAAGATAAACATCCAGCCGATCTTTTCGCAGTACAGCAATATGGGAGCGAGCAGTTACCATCCCCGTATGCTGTTGAAGGTACTAATATACGGTTATCTGGAAAACTGCTATTCCTCCCGTAAGCTTGAGAAAGCTGTCCGTGAAAATATCGGTTTCATGTGGCTCTCGGGCATGCAGCGACCCGACCATAATACCATCAACCGTTTCCGGGGGGAAAAGCTCCGTGAAGTGATCCGGGAGATTTTTTCGCAGGTAGTGCTCATGCTTTACGACGAAGGGCTTCTGGACATAAAAGACGTTTATACAGACGGGACTAAAATAGAGGCCAACGCCAACAGGTACACCTTTGTCTGGGGAAAGGCTGTCAAGAAGAGCAGGGAGAGGATTGCAAAGCAGCTTCAGGAGCTCTGGGATTACGCTGCCGAAACGGCAAAGGAAGAACTCGGACAGCCCGAAGAGAAGTTTGAGAATCCCAGTCCCCAAAAAGTACTTGAAACCGTTGAGAAGATCAACACGGCACTACAGGGCAAAGAAGTTGATCCCAAAGTGAGACAGAAGCTCAGGTATGCAGAGAAAAACTGGCCAGGAAAGCTTGCCGAATATGAACAGAAGGAGGAGACCTTACAGGAACGCAACAGCTATTCAAAAACTGATGAAGATGCCACTTTTATGCGGATGAAGGAAGATCACATGAAAAACGGGCAGCTTAAACCCGGCTATAACCTTCAGCTCAGTACCCACGGACACTTTGTGGTCAACTATACCCTGCACCAAAAACCCAACGATACCACCACACTTATCCCACATATGAATGCCTATCGGCAGATGTACGGAGCTTACCCCGAAACACTGACTGCCGATGCGGGGTACGGAAGCGAGGAAAATTATGCCGCCCTCGAGCAGAACGGTACATCAGCTTATGTAAAGTATAATTACTTCCATAAAGAACTCAGAGAAGAAAACAGGAAAAACAGGGAATACAGACTACTTGAAAACCTGTATTACGACAGCCAAAAGGACAGGTATATCTGCCCGATGGGACAGCCAATGGAAAGGAACGGTACCAGAACCAGGACAACAGCGACAGGATACAAACAAGAATACGCAAGATATACGGCATCAAAATGTGTGGGATGTCCTTTGGCTGCTTCCTGCAGGCCGGGAAAGGGAAACAAAACCATTGAAGTCAACAGGGCATTGGAACGGTATAAATCAGAAGCAAAACAAAAGCTGACCTCTCCCGAGGGAATCCAAAAAAGAAAGCAGCGGGCCACAGACGTCGAACCTGTATTCGGACACCTTAAGCAAAACAAGGGGATGAAGAGGTATGTGCTCAGGGGACTGGAAAAGGTGGAAATTGAAACAGGTCTTCATGCAATCGCCCACAACCTTTCCAGAAAGGCAGCAAAAGCAGCATAA
- a CDS encoding DUF4221 family protein encodes MKHTKTLSLLLLIILYSCGQKGTDDLQQTFSYQLDTVLINSKGKNLDLTRNITNSDLNVEESTIYLFNSFDHSIDEINLEKLEYVRSIPFEKEGPNGTSHINYIYALADDLFFIKGSVKSGVFDKKGIVSVDILQNTYQGFLEQVKFSPPVWDKVNKRYLRLSAQRVYTDIKSENSFLHQIKETKVFLTVFDEDFNLISEGEVPEFNSESVKYFAKDGKLWYFTNVDDELGFVILSLEN; translated from the coding sequence ATGAAACACACCAAAACTCTTTCACTTCTACTTTTAATTATCCTTTACTCTTGCGGGCAAAAAGGTACTGATGATTTGCAACAGACCTTTTCCTACCAATTGGATACAGTTCTGATTAACTCCAAAGGAAAAAACCTAGATCTAACTAGGAACATTACCAATTCGGATTTAAACGTAGAAGAAAGTACTATCTACTTGTTCAATAGTTTTGATCACTCAATTGATGAAATCAATCTGGAAAAACTGGAGTACGTAAGAAGTATTCCTTTTGAAAAGGAAGGACCAAATGGTACAAGCCATATCAATTATATCTATGCCCTGGCAGATGATTTGTTTTTTATTAAAGGATCTGTCAAATCTGGAGTTTTCGATAAAAAAGGGATAGTATCGGTTGATATTTTACAAAATACTTATCAGGGATTTTTAGAGCAAGTAAAGTTCAGTCCTCCAGTCTGGGATAAAGTAAATAAGAGGTACCTGCGCTTATCTGCCCAGAGAGTCTATACTGATATTAAGTCTGAGAACTCATTTCTTCACCAAATTAAAGAGACTAAAGTATTTCTGACGGTTTTTGATGAAGATTTTAACCTAATCAGTGAAGGGGAAGTTCCTGAGTTCAACTCAGAAAGCGTGAAGTACTTTGCTAAGGATGGTAAGCTTTGGTATTTTACTAATGTGGATGATGAATTGGGGTTTGTTATACTTAGCTTGGAAAATTAA
- a CDS encoding DUF1456 family protein, whose translation MTNNDILRSLRYTFDFSDDEMISIFGLGTLEISRTEVSDWLKKDDDPESKPIYDKDLAAFLNGLIIKNRGKKEGEQPLPEKSLNNNTIFRKLKIAMNMKDEDILDTLDLIGFRFGKHELSALFRKPEQSQYRPCKDQVLRNFLRGLQEKYRPAGGS comes from the coding sequence ATGACCAACAACGATATACTCCGAAGCTTGCGCTATACTTTTGACTTCTCTGATGACGAAATGATTTCAATCTTTGGGTTAGGAACATTAGAAATCAGCAGAACAGAGGTGAGCGACTGGCTGAAAAAAGATGATGATCCTGAAAGTAAGCCCATTTATGACAAAGATTTAGCTGCATTTTTAAATGGCTTGATAATCAAGAACAGAGGTAAGAAAGAGGGTGAACAACCTCTGCCTGAAAAAAGCTTAAACAACAACACGATTTTCAGAAAATTGAAAATTGCCATGAATATGAAAGATGAAGATATTCTGGACACTTTGGACTTGATCGGATTTAGGTTTGGCAAGCATGAACTCAGCGCTCTATTTCGAAAACCAGAACAAAGCCAATACAGACCTTGCAAGGATCAAGTTTTAAGGAATTTTTTGAGAGGTTTGCAGGAGAAATATAGACCTGCTGGAGGGAGTTAA
- a CDS encoding SIMPL domain-containing protein encodes MKKHLTAAIFALAIVISAAILGNSIVNRNKKSGTVDVTGLGEQNFSSDLVVWEGNFSRESFEIKDAYADLEKDRKAVTDYLIGKGIPKEQIIFKAVNTNPQYQQNYNNNGNYMGQTFLGYQLNQSIQIESNDVDKVEQISREITELLLQGVKFYSQAPRYYYTKLESLKIEMISKATEDARLRAERIAENSGSKLGKLISANMGIFQITGQNSSEDYSWGGTFNTSSKEKTASITMRLSYRVK; translated from the coding sequence ATGAAAAAGCACCTCACAGCCGCTATTTTTGCTTTAGCAATTGTCATTTCAGCCGCAATCTTGGGCAATTCTATTGTCAATAGGAACAAAAAGTCTGGTACAGTGGATGTGACTGGACTGGGAGAACAAAATTTCTCATCTGATTTGGTCGTATGGGAGGGAAACTTCAGTAGAGAAAGTTTCGAAATCAAAGATGCTTATGCTGATTTGGAAAAAGATCGAAAAGCAGTCACTGATTATTTGATTGGAAAAGGAATTCCAAAAGAACAAATCATTTTCAAAGCTGTAAACACAAATCCTCAATACCAGCAAAATTACAACAACAATGGCAACTACATGGGTCAGACATTTTTGGGATATCAGTTGAACCAATCCATTCAAATTGAATCCAATGATGTGGATAAAGTAGAGCAAATTTCCAGGGAAATCACCGAACTGCTGCTACAGGGTGTCAAATTCTATTCTCAGGCTCCACGCTATTATTACACAAAACTAGAGAGCCTCAAAATAGAAATGATCTCCAAAGCAACGGAAGATGCTCGTCTCAGGGCAGAACGTATTGCCGAAAACTCAGGCTCCAAATTAGGAAAATTGATCTCTGCCAATATGGGAATATTTCAAATCACAGGACAAAATTCCTCTGAAGACTACTCTTGGGGCGGAACTTTCAATACAAGTTCAAAAGAAAAAACTGCTTCAATCACGATGCGATTGAGTTACCGGGTAAAGTAA
- a CDS encoding secondary thiamine-phosphate synthase enzyme YjbQ, whose protein sequence is MKLFQNEIQLKSFPRGYHLITEIVENKIPEISQIQTGMLQIFIKHTSAGLTINENADPTVRKDFETFVNELVPETYPRFIHTYEGSDDMPAHLKSSILGNSLQIPITGGKLNLGTWQGIYLCEFRDHGGPRKLVLTAFGV, encoded by the coding sequence ATGAAATTGTTTCAAAACGAAATTCAGTTAAAAAGTTTTCCAAGGGGATATCATTTGATTACTGAGATTGTGGAAAATAAGATTCCAGAAATCAGTCAGATTCAAACAGGAATGCTTCAGATATTTATCAAACATACTTCAGCAGGACTGACGATCAATGAGAATGCTGACCCGACTGTCAGAAAAGATTTTGAAACCTTTGTTAATGAGCTTGTTCCAGAAACTTATCCACGATTTATCCACACTTATGAAGGCTCAGATGATATGCCTGCGCACTTGAAAAGCAGTATTTTAGGAAATAGTCTGCAAATACCGATAACTGGTGGAAAACTCAACCTTGGAACTTGGCAGGGAATTTACCTATGTGAATTCAGAGACCATGGAGGGCCTAGGAAACTGGTTTTGACTGCTTTTGGAGTGTGA